Proteins co-encoded in one Pseudorhizobium banfieldiae genomic window:
- a CDS encoding lysozyme inhibitor LprI family protein gives MAAFPATAQDDPEVDCENPVTQMEMTYCAEQDFAEADEQLNAQYKVTRQAMKDWDGDAMDGLGSAADALLASQRAWLAFRDAQCAFYGYQARGGTVEPMLIYGCQAELTRQRTQQLKEQTDLMGGN, from the coding sequence ATGGCAGCATTCCCAGCTACCGCGCAGGACGATCCGGAGGTCGATTGCGAAAACCCGGTGACGCAGATGGAGATGACCTATTGCGCCGAGCAGGATTTCGCCGAGGCCGATGAACAGCTGAACGCGCAGTACAAGGTCACTCGTCAGGCCATGAAGGACTGGGATGGGGATGCCATGGATGGCCTCGGCAGTGCCGCAGACGCTCTCCTGGCGTCGCAGCGGGCTTGGCTCGCCTTCCGCGATGCGCAGTGTGCCTTCTACGGCTACCAGGCGCGAGGCGGCACCGTGGAACCCATGCTCATCTATGGCTGCCAGGCGGAACTGACGCGGCAGCGAACCCAGCAATTGAAGGAACAGACGGATCTCATGGGCGGCAACTGA
- a CDS encoding DUF6867 family protein: MQGLFFETDTGVRYVLRTLVMLIGFWTAWRTGKAVAEGWNNYPTVIVYTLLLAMVMRFLHYALFEGPFISPFFYVIDVVLLLVFSTIGYRTCRTGQMVNNYYWLYERTSAFSWKKKD, translated from the coding sequence ATGCAAGGTTTATTCTTCGAAACGGATACCGGTGTTCGCTACGTCCTGCGCACGCTGGTCATGCTGATCGGCTTCTGGACAGCCTGGCGGACCGGAAAGGCTGTGGCCGAAGGGTGGAATAATTATCCGACCGTCATCGTCTACACCTTGCTGCTTGCGATGGTGATGCGTTTCCTTCACTACGCCCTGTTCGAGGGACCGTTCATCAGCCCCTTCTTCTACGTCATTGACGTGGTGTTGCTGCTGGTCTTCTCGACGATCGGATACCGGACGTGCCGCACCGGCCAGATGGTGAACAACTACTACTGGCTCTACGAACGAACCTCAGCTTTCTCATGGAAGAAGAAAGATTGA
- a CDS encoding urease subunit gamma, with product MNLTPREKDKLLISMAAMVARRRLERGVKLNHPEAIALITDFVVEGARDGRSVADLMEAGAHVITRSQVMEGVAEMIHDVQVEATFPDGTKLVTVHEPIR from the coding sequence ATGAACCTCACCCCCAGGGAAAAAGACAAGCTGCTGATATCCATGGCCGCGATGGTGGCGCGGCGGCGGCTGGAGCGTGGCGTCAAGCTCAACCATCCCGAGGCGATCGCGCTGATCACGGATTTTGTCGTAGAAGGGGCACGCGACGGCCGCTCCGTGGCGGATCTGATGGAGGCGGGGGCCCATGTCATCACCCGCAGCCAGGTGATGGAAGGTGTCGCGGAGATGATCCACGACGTTCAGGTGGAGGCGACGTTCCCTGACGGTACGAAGCTCGTCACCGTACATGAACCGATACGTTAA
- a CDS encoding urease accessory protein UreD — translation MQQPAEQYAPQRARGKGRLVTKPLDGRTRLAEFYQEGCAKIRLPETFSPDMEAILINTSGGLTGGDVIEWSVAASDSTRLTVTTQANEKVYKASAGTASVTTRLAAGANASLHWLPQETILFDQSSLSRRLDVDLHETAEFLAVEAVLMGRQAMGERLRHGLFRDRWRVRKGGRLLHAEEMRLDGEIDLLGSGNATLGGETAFATILYAGPLAEAMLAKVREVLGNGNGGASCWQGKLIVRMIAPSGFELRKVLVPAIAVLRNGAPVPKVWNI, via the coding sequence TTGCAGCAGCCAGCCGAGCAATATGCGCCGCAGCGCGCAAGGGGTAAGGGGCGCCTTGTAACCAAGCCTCTCGACGGGCGGACACGGCTTGCCGAGTTCTACCAGGAAGGCTGCGCAAAAATTCGCCTTCCCGAAACATTCTCGCCCGATATGGAGGCGATCCTCATCAATACGTCAGGGGGACTGACGGGCGGCGACGTGATCGAATGGTCCGTCGCCGCCTCTGATTCCACCCGATTGACAGTCACGACACAGGCGAACGAGAAGGTCTACAAGGCCTCTGCTGGCACTGCCTCCGTGACCACCCGGCTCGCCGCCGGCGCCAATGCGAGCCTTCACTGGCTGCCGCAGGAAACCATTTTATTCGACCAATCCTCCCTCAGCCGGCGGCTTGACGTCGATCTCCACGAGACGGCAGAGTTCCTCGCCGTCGAAGCAGTCCTCATGGGACGGCAGGCGATGGGCGAGCGGCTCCGTCACGGTCTCTTCCGGGATCGCTGGCGCGTCCGGAAGGGCGGTCGCCTGCTGCACGCGGAAGAGATGCGGCTCGACGGTGAGATCGACCTGCTCGGCTCCGGGAATGCGACCCTCGGTGGCGAGACTGCCTTTGCCACGATCCTCTATGCCGGACCCCTGGCAGAGGCTATGCTGGCCAAGGTGCGGGAGGTGCTCGGCAACGGAAATGGCGGTGCCAGCTGTTGGCAAGGGAAGCTCATCGTCCGGATGATCGCTCCGAGCGGCTTCGAACTCAGAAAAGTGCTGGTACCGGCAATTGCCGTATTGCGGAACGGCGCGCCGGTGCCGAAGGTCTGGAACATTTGA
- the ureG gene encoding urease accessory protein UreG, which produces MKSANGPLRVGIGGPVGSGKTALTEKLCKAMREDYSVAVVTNDIYTREDAEALVRMQALSSDRIVGVETGGCPHTAIREDATINLQAIAGLNERFPDLDVVFIESGGDNLAATFSPDLADLTIYVISTCQGEEIPRKGGPGITRSDLLVINKKDLAPYVGVDLDVMDRDAHRMREAKPHLFTDLKRGDGVDHVVRFLKENGGL; this is translated from the coding sequence ATGAAATCTGCAAACGGTCCGTTGCGTGTCGGCATTGGCGGCCCTGTCGGCTCCGGCAAAACCGCGCTGACGGAAAAGCTCTGCAAGGCGATGCGCGAGGACTATTCCGTCGCTGTGGTGACCAACGACATCTACACGCGGGAAGACGCCGAGGCGCTGGTGCGGATGCAGGCGCTGTCTTCCGACCGTATTGTCGGGGTGGAGACCGGAGGCTGCCCGCACACCGCCATCCGCGAGGATGCGACGATCAACCTGCAGGCGATCGCAGGCCTCAACGAGCGCTTCCCCGACCTGGATGTCGTCTTCATCGAGTCCGGCGGAGACAATCTGGCTGCCACCTTCTCACCGGATCTCGCGGACCTTACCATCTACGTGATCTCCACCTGCCAGGGCGAGGAGATCCCCCGCAAGGGCGGGCCGGGGATCACGCGCTCAGACCTGCTGGTGATCAACAAGAAGGACCTGGCACCCTATGTCGGCGTCGATCTCGACGTGATGGACCGCGACGCCCACAGGATGCGGGAGGCAAAGCCGCATCTCTTCACGGACCTGAAGCGCGGCGACGGCGTCGATCACGTCGTAAGGTTCCTGAAGGAGAACGGTGGCCTCTGA
- a CDS encoding Crp/Fnr family transcriptional regulator: MNKSLRVNSRDKAVLVRAPFMAGLSGEALVKMLNAASISSAPARHIVFREGMTADHFYCVLSGYVRLYRLNREGREADIRICGPGDTFAECLIYGDDIYRFNAQTAENATLARFDIRTARHLAEQEPDIARALMSCLSHHLLTTMDCVANDRLHTAPQRVAEYLLKACPVDGGPASVRLPFQKSLLAGMLGLAPEALSRAFSSLRRAGVTVRGRIIQISDVKSLRDV, from the coding sequence TTCTGGTGCGGGCGCCGTTCATGGCCGGCCTGAGTGGGGAAGCGCTGGTGAAGATGCTGAATGCGGCGTCCATTTCCAGCGCCCCCGCCCGCCATATCGTCTTCCGCGAAGGCATGACCGCCGACCATTTCTACTGCGTGCTTTCGGGCTACGTCCGCCTCTACCGCCTGAACCGGGAAGGCCGCGAAGCGGATATCCGCATCTGCGGTCCGGGCGACACCTTCGCGGAATGCCTGATCTACGGCGACGACATCTACCGCTTCAATGCACAGACGGCCGAAAACGCCACACTTGCCCGGTTCGATATCCGCACCGCGCGCCATTTGGCCGAGCAGGAGCCCGATATCGCCAGGGCTCTCATGTCCTGTCTGTCACACCATCTGCTGACGACCATGGACTGCGTTGCGAACGACCGTCTTCACACCGCACCGCAACGCGTGGCGGAATATCTGCTGAAGGCCTGTCCCGTAGATGGCGGTCCGGCATCCGTCCGCCTGCCGTTCCAGAAGAGCCTTCTCGCCGGCATGCTGGGCCTGGCGCCGGAGGCCCTGTCACGCGCCTTCTCATCCCTGCGCCGCGCCGGCGTCACCGTCCGCGGCCGAATCATTCAGATCAGCGACGTGAAGTCGTTGCGGGACGTCTGA
- the ureC gene encoding urease subunit alpha, translating to MPHKISRAAYASMFGPTVGDKVRLADTELFIEVEKDFTTYGEEVKFGGGKVIRDGMGQSQATRAEGAVDTVITNALIVDHTGIYKADVGLKDGRIHAIGKAGNPDTQPGVTIIVGPSTEAIAGEGKILTAGGMDAHIHYICPQQIEEALMSGFTCMLGGGTGPAHGTLATTCTGAWHIERMIESFDAFPMNLALAGKGNASLPAPLEEMILSGASSLKLHEDWGTTPAAIDNCLTVADEYDVQVMIHTDTLNESGFVENTVAAIKGRTIHAFHTEGAGGGHAPDIIKVCGQPNVIPSSTNPTRPYTVNTLAEHLDMLMVCHHLSPSIPEDIAFAESRIRKETIAAEDILHDIGAFSIISSDSQAMGRVGEVAIRTWQTADKMKRQRGRLAEEKGENDNFRVRRYIAKYTINPAIAHGVSHEIGSVEVGKRADLVLWSPAFFGVKPEMVLLGGSIAAAPMGDPNASIPTPQPMHYRRMFAAYGKLRTNSSVTFVSQASLDAGLAQRLGVAKKMVAVKNVRGGISKASMIHNSLTPHIDVDPETYEVRADGELLTCEPATVLPMAQRYFLF from the coding sequence ATGCCCCACAAGATCTCCCGCGCCGCTTACGCCTCCATGTTCGGCCCAACCGTCGGCGACAAGGTGCGGCTCGCCGACACCGAACTCTTCATCGAGGTGGAAAAGGACTTCACCACCTATGGCGAGGAGGTGAAGTTCGGCGGAGGCAAGGTGATCCGCGACGGCATGGGCCAAAGCCAGGCGACCCGCGCCGAAGGCGCTGTCGACACCGTCATTACCAATGCCCTCATCGTCGACCACACAGGCATCTACAAGGCCGATGTCGGCCTCAAGGACGGCCGCATCCACGCAATCGGCAAGGCCGGCAATCCGGATACCCAGCCGGGCGTGACCATCATTGTCGGTCCCTCGACCGAGGCCATCGCTGGTGAAGGCAAGATCCTGACCGCCGGCGGCATGGACGCGCATATCCACTACATCTGCCCGCAGCAGATCGAGGAAGCGCTGATGAGCGGCTTTACCTGCATGCTGGGCGGCGGCACGGGTCCCGCCCATGGCACGCTCGCGACGACCTGCACCGGCGCCTGGCACATCGAGCGGATGATCGAGAGCTTCGATGCCTTCCCGATGAACCTAGCGCTCGCCGGCAAGGGCAATGCATCGCTGCCGGCGCCGCTGGAGGAGATGATCCTGTCTGGCGCCTCGTCGCTGAAGCTGCACGAGGACTGGGGCACGACACCGGCGGCGATCGACAACTGCCTGACGGTCGCCGACGAATACGACGTGCAGGTGATGATCCACACGGACACGCTGAACGAGTCCGGCTTCGTCGAGAACACGGTGGCGGCAATAAAGGGACGCACCATCCACGCCTTCCATACGGAAGGGGCGGGCGGTGGCCACGCGCCGGACATCATCAAGGTCTGCGGTCAGCCGAATGTAATTCCGTCGTCGACCAACCCGACGCGGCCTTACACGGTTAATACACTTGCCGAACACCTCGACATGCTGATGGTCTGCCATCACCTGTCGCCGTCGATCCCGGAGGACATCGCCTTTGCCGAGAGCCGCATCCGCAAGGAGACCATCGCGGCCGAGGACATCCTTCACGATATCGGTGCCTTCTCAATCATCTCTTCCGATAGCCAGGCCATGGGCCGTGTCGGCGAGGTGGCGATTCGCACCTGGCAGACCGCCGACAAGATGAAGCGCCAGCGCGGGCGGCTTGCCGAGGAAAAGGGTGAGAACGACAACTTCCGCGTCCGCCGCTATATCGCCAAGTACACGATCAATCCTGCAATCGCCCATGGCGTCTCCCACGAGATCGGCTCTGTGGAAGTCGGCAAGCGGGCGGACCTGGTACTGTGGAGCCCCGCCTTTTTCGGCGTAAAGCCGGAAATGGTGTTGCTTGGTGGCTCGATCGCTGCTGCACCCATGGGTGACCCGAACGCTTCCATTCCGACGCCGCAGCCGATGCACTACCGGCGGATGTTTGCCGCCTACGGAAAGCTCAGGACCAATTCCTCCGTCACCTTCGTCTCGCAGGCTTCGCTCGATGCCGGGCTCGCGCAACGCCTCGGTGTGGCAAAGAAGATGGTCGCGGTGAAGAACGTACGTGGCGGCATCTCCAAAGCTTCGATGATCCACAATTCTCTGACGCCCCATATCGACGTCGATCCGGAGACCTACGAAGTACGCGCCGATGGCGAGCTCCTGACCTGCGAGCCGGCGACCGTCCTGCCGATGGCGCAGCGCTATTTCCTGTTCTGA
- the ureE gene encoding urease accessory protein UreE, with the protein MQRITAYHHAGVITDPPVDIIALPHDLRHLRRKVLHLSNGEMVMLDLKEPVLLAEGDRLILEDGSNVAIAAAPEKLFEITARDRLHLTELAWHLGNRHLSAQIEEGRILILRDHVIRKMLEGLGATVTEVEEPFHPVRGAYHAHGGHAHGHDHPHAHD; encoded by the coding sequence ATGCAACGCATCACCGCCTACCACCATGCCGGTGTCATCACCGATCCTCCGGTCGACATCATCGCCTTGCCGCATGACTTGCGGCATCTTCGCCGCAAGGTGCTCCACCTTTCAAACGGCGAGATGGTAATGCTCGACCTCAAGGAGCCGGTGCTGCTTGCCGAGGGCGACCGGCTGATCCTCGAGGACGGCAGCAATGTCGCGATCGCCGCCGCGCCGGAGAAGCTCTTCGAGATCACCGCGCGGGACCGCCTTCATCTGACGGAGCTCGCCTGGCACCTTGGCAACCGGCATCTATCGGCGCAGATCGAGGAGGGGCGCATCCTCATCCTGCGCGACCATGTCATCCGCAAGATGCTGGAGGGCCTCGGTGCCACAGTAACGGAGGTCGAGGAACCCTTCCATCCGGTTCGCGGCGCCTATCACGCCCATGGCGGGCACGCCCACGGACACGATCATCCTCATGCGCACGACTGA
- a CDS encoding urease accessory protein UreF has translation MGEGLQTQALLRLMAWMSPAFPIGSFAWSGGLERAVHDGLVKDADDLVSWLDTILGHGSLWNDATLFAEAWRSHADTEAIRELSELGLALAGSGERHFETLSLGKAFAAAATAWPHEVLGRLPQDVPFPVAVGAIAAAHAVPLEDALAAFLHAAISQAVSAGIRLGACGQAQGLAILAEREPRILDVCRRASASTLDALGNAAIQAEIASLKHETQHSRLFRS, from the coding sequence ATGGGTGAGGGGCTGCAGACGCAGGCACTGCTTCGACTGATGGCGTGGATGTCGCCGGCCTTCCCGATCGGCAGCTTTGCATGGTCGGGCGGGCTCGAGCGGGCCGTGCATGACGGGCTGGTGAAGGATGCCGATGACCTGGTGTCCTGGCTCGACACAATCCTCGGCCACGGCAGCCTCTGGAATGACGCGACCCTGTTCGCCGAGGCTTGGCGGAGCCATGCTGACACAGAAGCGATACGGGAGCTATCCGAACTGGGGCTGGCGCTTGCCGGTTCAGGTGAGCGACACTTTGAAACGCTGTCGCTGGGAAAGGCTTTTGCTGCCGCTGCAACCGCTTGGCCCCATGAGGTTCTCGGACGGCTACCGCAAGACGTGCCGTTTCCGGTGGCGGTGGGTGCGATTGCCGCTGCCCATGCCGTGCCGCTTGAGGACGCGCTGGCGGCTTTCCTGCATGCAGCAATTTCGCAGGCCGTTTCGGCCGGTATCCGCTTGGGTGCCTGCGGACAGGCCCAAGGGCTGGCGATACTGGCTGAACGGGAGCCGCGCATCCTGGATGTCTGCCGTCGCGCCTCCGCCAGCACACTGGATGCGCTCGGCAACGCAGCCATCCAGGCGGAGATCGCTTCGCTCAAGCACGAGACCCAGCATTCCAGGCTCTTTCGATCCTGA
- a CDS encoding ABC transporter ATP-binding protein, with product MSGEPLLKVQGVQTFYGNIRALDGVDVHVNRGEIVSLIGANGAGKSTLMMTICGSPQARHGSIIFDGEDITHQPTHLIARRRIAQSPEGRRIFPRMTVYENLQMGAGLDNLKYFNEDVEKIFTLFPRLKERQSQRGGTLSGGEQQMLSIGRALMARPKLLLLDEPSLGLAPLIIKGIFEAIKKLNQEEGLTVFLVEQNAFAALKLSDRAYVMVNGKVTMSGTGKELLTNPEVRAAYLEGGRH from the coding sequence ATGTCCGGTGAGCCCCTTCTGAAAGTCCAAGGCGTACAGACGTTCTATGGCAATATCCGGGCGCTCGACGGCGTCGACGTGCATGTCAACCGTGGCGAGATCGTGAGCCTGATCGGCGCCAATGGCGCCGGCAAGTCGACGTTGATGATGACGATCTGCGGCAGCCCGCAGGCCCGCCACGGCTCGATCATATTTGATGGTGAGGATATCACGCACCAACCGACGCATCTGATTGCGCGGCGCCGCATAGCGCAATCGCCCGAGGGCCGGCGCATCTTCCCGCGCATGACGGTCTACGAAAACTTGCAGATGGGTGCGGGCCTCGACAACCTCAAATATTTCAACGAGGACGTCGAGAAGATCTTCACGCTCTTCCCGCGCCTGAAGGAGCGGCAGAGCCAGCGTGGCGGCACGCTTTCCGGCGGCGAGCAGCAGATGCTGTCGATCGGGCGCGCGCTGATGGCGCGGCCGAAGCTTCTCCTGCTCGACGAGCCGTCGCTCGGGCTAGCGCCTCTGATCATCAAGGGCATTTTCGAAGCCATTAAGAAGCTGAACCAGGAAGAGGGACTGACGGTCTTCCTCGTGGAGCAGAACGCCTTTGCCGCGCTGAAGCTGTCGGACCGCGCCTATGTCATGGTCAACGGCAAGGTGACCATGTCTGGAACCGGCAAGGAACTGCTGACGAATCCTGAAGTGCGCGCTGCCTACCTCGAGGGTGGCCGGCATTGA
- a CDS encoding branched-chain amino acid ABC transporter substrate-binding protein codes for MKKSLLSAVALTAVVAFGGSAWADVLIGVGGPFTGPNAAFGAQLQKGAEQAAAEINAAGGINGEQVKIVLGDDVSDPKQGISVANKFVADGVKFVVGHFNSGVSIPASEVYAENGILQITPASTNPEFTERGLWNTFRTCGRDDQQGSIAGAYLAENFKDAKIAIIDDKTPYGQGLAEETKKAMNAAGVTEVVREGVNTGDKDFSALIAKMKEAGVSIIYWGGLHTEAGLIIRQAADQGLDATLVSGDGIVSNELASIAGDAVEGTLNTFGPDPRLAPQNKELVEKFRASGFEPEAYTLYSYAAMQVLAEAAKKAGSNDPEAVAEAMKANTFATALGDMGFDEKGDPKLPGYVMYEWKKGPDGNYSYFQKED; via the coding sequence ATGAAGAAGTCTCTTCTTTCGGCCGTCGCACTGACAGCTGTGGTCGCCTTCGGCGGCAGCGCATGGGCTGACGTGCTGATCGGCGTCGGTGGTCCGTTCACCGGTCCGAACGCTGCCTTCGGTGCGCAGCTCCAGAAGGGTGCCGAGCAGGCGGCTGCAGAGATCAATGCTGCCGGCGGCATCAATGGTGAGCAGGTCAAGATTGTTCTGGGCGACGACGTCTCCGACCCGAAGCAGGGCATTTCGGTTGCCAACAAGTTCGTTGCCGATGGCGTGAAGTTCGTGGTCGGTCACTTCAACTCCGGCGTTTCCATTCCTGCTTCCGAGGTTTATGCCGAGAACGGCATCCTGCAGATCACGCCAGCCTCCACCAACCCGGAATTCACCGAGCGCGGCCTGTGGAACACCTTCCGCACCTGCGGCCGTGACGACCAGCAGGGCTCGATCGCCGGCGCCTATCTCGCCGAGAACTTCAAGGACGCCAAGATCGCCATCATCGACGACAAGACGCCTTATGGTCAGGGCCTTGCCGAGGAGACCAAGAAGGCGATGAATGCGGCGGGTGTCACCGAAGTCGTTCGTGAAGGCGTCAACACTGGCGACAAGGACTTCTCCGCACTCATCGCCAAGATGAAGGAAGCCGGCGTGTCGATCATCTACTGGGGTGGCCTCCACACCGAAGCTGGTCTGATCATCCGCCAGGCTGCCGACCAAGGCCTCGACGCCACGCTCGTTTCGGGGGACGGCATCGTCTCCAACGAGCTGGCTTCGATCGCCGGCGACGCCGTTGAGGGCACGCTGAACACCTTCGGCCCCGACCCGCGCCTGGCCCCGCAGAACAAGGAGCTTGTCGAAAAGTTCCGTGCCTCGGGCTTTGAGCCGGAAGCCTATACGCTGTACTCCTACGCAGCGATGCAGGTGCTCGCCGAAGCTGCGAAGAAGGCCGGTTCCAACGATCCGGAAGCCGTTGCCGAGGCAATGAAGGCCAACACCTTCGCGACCGCTCTGGGCGATATGGGCTTCGACGAGAAGGGCGACCCGAAGCTTCCCGGCTACGTCATGTACGAGTGGAAGAAGGGTCCCGACGGCAACTACAGCTACTTCCAGAAGGAAGACTGA
- a CDS encoding urease subunit beta codes for MIPGEVIAAAGEIELNSGAPTITIDVSNTGDRPIQVGSHYHFFETNEALSFAREMTRGMRLDIPAGTAVRFEPGQTRQVTLIPLSGSRKVFGFQQKVMGEL; via the coding sequence ATGATCCCGGGCGAAGTCATTGCTGCTGCTGGTGAAATCGAGCTGAATTCCGGTGCGCCAACGATCACGATCGACGTCTCGAACACCGGTGACCGCCCGATTCAGGTCGGCAGCCACTACCATTTCTTTGAAACCAATGAGGCTCTGTCCTTTGCGCGCGAGATGACCCGCGGCATGCGGCTCGATATCCCGGCCGGCACGGCGGTCCGGTTCGAGCCGGGCCAGACCAGGCAGGTGACGCTGATCCCGCTGTCGGGATCGCGCAAGGTTTTCGGTTTCCAGCAGAAGGTCATGGGGGAGCTATGA
- a CDS encoding GNAT family N-acetyltransferase, which produces MKPVSVRPLTSLDGEPWSRLRQALWPDQPADAHLVEIEEMLGGQGAVGYGYGAFDPEGELVAFAEVSIRAYANGCTSTPVPFLEGIFVEERSRRTGVAGQLLAQIESDLRNRGFVELCSDAEMHNTSSHLAHRQWGFVETERVIYFRKPLGT; this is translated from the coding sequence TTGAAACCTGTATCCGTCAGACCGCTGACGTCCCTCGACGGGGAGCCGTGGTCAAGGCTGCGGCAAGCCCTGTGGCCGGATCAACCGGCTGACGCGCATCTGGTCGAGATAGAGGAGATGCTGGGCGGGCAGGGCGCTGTCGGCTACGGCTACGGCGCGTTTGATCCCGAAGGCGAGCTCGTAGCCTTCGCGGAGGTCTCGATCCGTGCCTATGCCAATGGCTGTACCTCTACGCCCGTACCGTTTCTCGAAGGCATATTCGTTGAAGAGCGCAGCAGGCGAACGGGCGTTGCTGGCCAGCTGCTGGCCCAGATCGAGTCTGATCTTCGAAACAGAGGTTTTGTCGAGCTTTGTTCGGACGCCGAAATGCACAACACCTCCTCCCATCTGGCCCATCGACAGTGGGGCTTTGTCGAGACAGAACGCGTCATTTACTTCCGCAAGCCGCTGGGGACATGA
- a CDS encoding alpha/beta hydrolase family esterase, giving the protein MAFARIDGFSGSAALARLIAAGAFFLGANAALADGCGRPIQPGRHEFKVQSTDAERTGVIFVPSSYAGTEKVPVVFDFHGSHSNPVGQLKRSSWDQVAEKEGFIVVALQGSLAGAFDGTHAWNVPLVTTQEGGLDEVAFIGAAVKAVEQAACVDRSRIYASGYSGGGRMLSQYICSGRSDFAAAGFVHSLRAGAPVNVDGQWKPDRATCAPSRPMSIIAFAGEKDDANPYAGGGKPYWQYGFLTALQRWGQMDGCTGDAVTHTVGDVTQRLYDTCKAGARIAAYVYANGTHAWPKTAAAEGMMASASSSSSPSGVVQVASAVKAPAFDPSVDPAPRMWEFFFEADKRNVVAEAAPAIVTTGTTVASDCAVNGDLQETNCSSQPSNMRRSAQGVRGAL; this is encoded by the coding sequence ATGGCATTTGCACGCATTGATGGTTTTTCCGGTTCCGCCGCTCTTGCCAGGTTGATCGCCGCAGGTGCGTTTTTCTTGGGCGCAAACGCCGCGCTTGCTGACGGATGCGGGCGGCCGATCCAGCCGGGCCGGCATGAGTTCAAGGTCCAGTCGACGGACGCTGAACGTACCGGTGTCATTTTCGTACCGTCATCCTATGCCGGGACCGAAAAGGTTCCGGTGGTCTTCGACTTCCACGGCAGTCACAGCAACCCCGTCGGGCAGTTGAAGCGCAGTTCGTGGGACCAGGTGGCCGAAAAGGAGGGTTTCATCGTCGTGGCCCTGCAGGGCAGCCTTGCGGGGGCCTTTGATGGAACCCACGCCTGGAACGTGCCGCTGGTGACGACGCAGGAGGGTGGACTTGACGAAGTCGCCTTCATTGGCGCCGCGGTCAAGGCTGTTGAACAGGCGGCTTGCGTCGACCGCAGCCGCATCTATGCTTCCGGCTATTCGGGCGGCGGACGCATGCTCTCGCAATACATCTGCAGTGGCCGCAGCGATTTCGCGGCTGCCGGTTTCGTCCATTCCTTGAGGGCAGGGGCGCCGGTGAACGTGGACGGTCAATGGAAGCCCGATCGCGCAACCTGCGCACCGTCCCGGCCGATGTCGATCATTGCCTTCGCCGGCGAGAAGGACGATGCCAATCCCTATGCGGGCGGGGGAAAGCCCTATTGGCAATATGGTTTCCTCACTGCCCTGCAGCGCTGGGGCCAGATGGATGGCTGCACGGGCGACGCCGTGACCCATACGGTCGGCGACGTGACGCAGCGCCTCTACGATACCTGCAAGGCCGGCGCGCGCATTGCTGCCTATGTCTACGCCAATGGTACGCATGCCTGGCCGAAGACTGCGGCTGCCGAAGGCATGATGGCTTCGGCCTCGTCCTCGTCTTCACCGTCCGGCGTCGTGCAGGTCGCGTCGGCGGTCAAGGCGCCTGCCTTCGATCCATCTGTTGATCCGGCTCCGCGGATGTGGGAGTTTTTCTTTGAGGCCGACAAGCGCAATGTCGTCGCGGAGGCAGCGCCGGCCATCGTGACGACTGGCACGACTGTTGCTTCCGATTGTGCCGTGAACGGTGATCTTCAGGAGACGAATTGCAGCAGCCAGCCGAGCAATATGCGCCGCAGCGCGCAAGGGGTAAGGGGCGCCTTGTAA